In Euwallacea fornicatus isolate EFF26 chromosome 26, ASM4011564v1, whole genome shotgun sequence, one DNA window encodes the following:
- the Ssdp gene encoding single-stranded DNA-binding protein 3 isoform X1 — MYAKGKGSSVPSDAQAREKLALYVYEYLLHVGAQKAAQTFLSEIRWEKNITLGEPPGFLHSWWCVFWDLYCAAPERRETCEHSSEAKAFHDYGFVNSGYGVNGIAHNTGPAPSPLGQMPADGMPGGPIPPGFFPNSTLRPSPPTHPSNQPSPHSQPPPPHSNIMTSQPFMNPRYAGPRPGVRMPTIGSDFNGPPGQPLMPNNMDPTRQGDGGDFVGWQGPPAAMNRMNPPRGPSMGPLGPGAYGPGLRGPPPNSSLGPGGPMPPMTMGGPGGRPQWQPNTSTPMNYSSSSPGNYGGPPGSAGPAGPGTPIMPSPQDSSNSGGENMYTLMKPAVGGNMPGDFQMGGGPDAGGPMGPMGPNSMGPVMNGDGMDGMKNSPANGGPGTPREDSGSGMGDYNLGGFGGPGENDQTESAAILKIKESMQEEAKRFEKDSDHPEYFMQ, encoded by the exons atgtacgcTAAAGGAAAAGGATCATCAGTGCCGTCCGATGCACAAGCCAGGGAAAA GTTGGCTTTGTACGTTTATGAATATCTGCTACACGTCGGAGCACAAAAGGCAGCCCAGACCTTTCTGTCAGAG atcCGATGGGAAAAGAACATAACGTTAGGGGAACCTCCAGGATTTTTGCATTCTTGGTGGTG CGTATTTTGGGATTTGTATTGTGCGGCCCCAGAGAGAAGGGAAACTTGTGAGCATTCTTCGGAAGCAAAAGCTTTCCACGATTAC ggtttTGTAAATTCGGGATATGGAGTTAACGGAATCGCACAC AACACAGGCCCAGCACCAAGCCCCCTGGGGCAAATGCCAGCAGATGGGATGCCCGGTGGACCCATACCTCCAGGATTTTTCCCT AATTCCACGTTACGGCCGTCTCCACCAACGCACCCATCAAATCAACCGTCACCCCATTCGCAACCTCCACCTCCGCACTCCAACATAATGACATCGCAGCCCTTCATGAATCCAAGGTATGCGGGACCACGACCTGGAGTACGAATGCCAACAATAGGAAGTGATTTTAATGGA CCCCCTGGGCAGCCCTTGATGCCAAATAATATGGACCCCACCAGACAAG GTGATGGCGGAGATTTTGTAGGTTGGCAAG GTCCACCAGCAGCTATGAATCGAATGAATCCTCCCCGAGGGCCATCTATGGGGCCCCTGGGACCAGGCGCATATGGCCCTGGACTCAGGGGACCTCCGCCCAACAGTAGTTTAGGACCTGGTGGACCTATGCCTCCGATGACCATGGGGGGACCAGGAGGACGACCGCAATGGCAACCTAACACGTCAACT ccAATGAACTATTCTTCATCATCACCCGGTAATTATGGAGGACCTCCAGGATCAGCAGGACCGGCTGGTCCTGGAACACCAATAATGCCCAGTCCCCAAGACTCTAGTAATTCAGGAGGAGAGAATATGTACACACTAATGAAACCGGCGGTAGGTGGAAATATGCCTGGCGATTTCCAAATGGGAGGAGGGCCCGATGCAGGAGGTCCCATGGGACCCATGGGACCGAATTCGATGGGACCTGTCATGAACGGAGACGGAATGGATGGAATGAAAAATTCTCCGGCCAACGGTGGGCCTGGTACACCCAGGGAAGACAGTGGAAGTGGCATGGGAGATTATAATCTCGGGGGGTTTGGAGGACCGGGAGAAAAC GACCAAACGGAATCGGCtgctattttgaaaataaaagagagCATGCAAGAAGAGGCCAAGAGGTTTGAGAAAGACTCGGATCATCCTGAGTATTTCATGCAATAA
- the Ssdp gene encoding single-stranded DNA-binding protein 3 isoform X3 — MYAKGKGSSVPSDAQAREKLALYVYEYLLHVGAQKAAQTFLSEIRWEKNITLGEPPGFLHSWWCVFWDLYCAAPERRETCEHSSEAKAFHDYGFVNSGYGVNGIAHNTGPAPSPLGQMPADGMPGGPIPPGFFPNSTLRPSPPTHPSNQPSPHSQPPPPHSNIMTSQPFMNPRYAGPRPGVRMPTIGSDFNGPPGQPLMPNNMDPTRQGDGGDFVGWQGPPAAMNRMNPPRGPSMGPLGPGAYGPGLRGPPPNSSLGPGGPMPPMTMGGPGGRPQWQPNTSTPMNYSSSSPGNYGGPPGSAGPAGPGTPIMPSPQDSSNSGGENMYTLMKPAVGGNMPGDFQMGGGPDAGGPMGPMGPNSMGPVMNGDGMDGMKNSPANGGPGTPREDSGSGMGDYNLGGFGGPGENIFL, encoded by the exons atgtacgcTAAAGGAAAAGGATCATCAGTGCCGTCCGATGCACAAGCCAGGGAAAA GTTGGCTTTGTACGTTTATGAATATCTGCTACACGTCGGAGCACAAAAGGCAGCCCAGACCTTTCTGTCAGAG atcCGATGGGAAAAGAACATAACGTTAGGGGAACCTCCAGGATTTTTGCATTCTTGGTGGTG CGTATTTTGGGATTTGTATTGTGCGGCCCCAGAGAGAAGGGAAACTTGTGAGCATTCTTCGGAAGCAAAAGCTTTCCACGATTAC ggtttTGTAAATTCGGGATATGGAGTTAACGGAATCGCACAC AACACAGGCCCAGCACCAAGCCCCCTGGGGCAAATGCCAGCAGATGGGATGCCCGGTGGACCCATACCTCCAGGATTTTTCCCT AATTCCACGTTACGGCCGTCTCCACCAACGCACCCATCAAATCAACCGTCACCCCATTCGCAACCTCCACCTCCGCACTCCAACATAATGACATCGCAGCCCTTCATGAATCCAAGGTATGCGGGACCACGACCTGGAGTACGAATGCCAACAATAGGAAGTGATTTTAATGGA CCCCCTGGGCAGCCCTTGATGCCAAATAATATGGACCCCACCAGACAAG GTGATGGCGGAGATTTTGTAGGTTGGCAAG GTCCACCAGCAGCTATGAATCGAATGAATCCTCCCCGAGGGCCATCTATGGGGCCCCTGGGACCAGGCGCATATGGCCCTGGACTCAGGGGACCTCCGCCCAACAGTAGTTTAGGACCTGGTGGACCTATGCCTCCGATGACCATGGGGGGACCAGGAGGACGACCGCAATGGCAACCTAACACGTCAACT ccAATGAACTATTCTTCATCATCACCCGGTAATTATGGAGGACCTCCAGGATCAGCAGGACCGGCTGGTCCTGGAACACCAATAATGCCCAGTCCCCAAGACTCTAGTAATTCAGGAGGAGAGAATATGTACACACTAATGAAACCGGCGGTAGGTGGAAATATGCCTGGCGATTTCCAAATGGGAGGAGGGCCCGATGCAGGAGGTCCCATGGGACCCATGGGACCGAATTCGATGGGACCTGTCATGAACGGAGACGGAATGGATGGAATGAAAAATTCTCCGGCCAACGGTGGGCCTGGTACACCCAGGGAAGACAGTGGAAGTGGCATGGGAGATTATAATCTCGGGGGGTTTGGAGGACCGGGAGAAAAC ATATTCCTGTGA
- the Ssdp gene encoding single-stranded DNA-binding protein 3 isoform X2, which yields MYAKGKGSSVPSDAQAREKLALYVYEYLLHVGAQKAAQTFLSEIRWEKNITLGEPPGFLHSWWCVFWDLYCAAPERRETCEHSSEAKAFHDYGFVNSGYGVNGIAHNTGPAPSPLGQMPADGMPGGPIPPGFFPNSTLRPSPPTHPSNQPSPHSQPPPPHSNIMTSQPFMNPRYAGPRPGVRMPTIGSDFNGPPGQPLMPNNMDPTRQGPPAAMNRMNPPRGPSMGPLGPGAYGPGLRGPPPNSSLGPGGPMPPMTMGGPGGRPQWQPNTSTPMNYSSSSPGNYGGPPGSAGPAGPGTPIMPSPQDSSNSGGENMYTLMKPAVGGNMPGDFQMGGGPDAGGPMGPMGPNSMGPVMNGDGMDGMKNSPANGGPGTPREDSGSGMGDYNLGGFGGPGENDQTESAAILKIKESMQEEAKRFEKDSDHPEYFMQ from the exons atgtacgcTAAAGGAAAAGGATCATCAGTGCCGTCCGATGCACAAGCCAGGGAAAA GTTGGCTTTGTACGTTTATGAATATCTGCTACACGTCGGAGCACAAAAGGCAGCCCAGACCTTTCTGTCAGAG atcCGATGGGAAAAGAACATAACGTTAGGGGAACCTCCAGGATTTTTGCATTCTTGGTGGTG CGTATTTTGGGATTTGTATTGTGCGGCCCCAGAGAGAAGGGAAACTTGTGAGCATTCTTCGGAAGCAAAAGCTTTCCACGATTAC ggtttTGTAAATTCGGGATATGGAGTTAACGGAATCGCACAC AACACAGGCCCAGCACCAAGCCCCCTGGGGCAAATGCCAGCAGATGGGATGCCCGGTGGACCCATACCTCCAGGATTTTTCCCT AATTCCACGTTACGGCCGTCTCCACCAACGCACCCATCAAATCAACCGTCACCCCATTCGCAACCTCCACCTCCGCACTCCAACATAATGACATCGCAGCCCTTCATGAATCCAAGGTATGCGGGACCACGACCTGGAGTACGAATGCCAACAATAGGAAGTGATTTTAATGGA CCCCCTGGGCAGCCCTTGATGCCAAATAATATGGACCCCACCAGACAAG GTCCACCAGCAGCTATGAATCGAATGAATCCTCCCCGAGGGCCATCTATGGGGCCCCTGGGACCAGGCGCATATGGCCCTGGACTCAGGGGACCTCCGCCCAACAGTAGTTTAGGACCTGGTGGACCTATGCCTCCGATGACCATGGGGGGACCAGGAGGACGACCGCAATGGCAACCTAACACGTCAACT ccAATGAACTATTCTTCATCATCACCCGGTAATTATGGAGGACCTCCAGGATCAGCAGGACCGGCTGGTCCTGGAACACCAATAATGCCCAGTCCCCAAGACTCTAGTAATTCAGGAGGAGAGAATATGTACACACTAATGAAACCGGCGGTAGGTGGAAATATGCCTGGCGATTTCCAAATGGGAGGAGGGCCCGATGCAGGAGGTCCCATGGGACCCATGGGACCGAATTCGATGGGACCTGTCATGAACGGAGACGGAATGGATGGAATGAAAAATTCTCCGGCCAACGGTGGGCCTGGTACACCCAGGGAAGACAGTGGAAGTGGCATGGGAGATTATAATCTCGGGGGGTTTGGAGGACCGGGAGAAAAC GACCAAACGGAATCGGCtgctattttgaaaataaaagagagCATGCAAGAAGAGGCCAAGAGGTTTGAGAAAGACTCGGATCATCCTGAGTATTTCATGCAATAA
- the LOC136347088 gene encoding uncharacterized protein, with amino-acid sequence MIDHIMNLNCDEIDSLLEEIHKYLKRRKPGSAKLSPKDRKLAEELIGRSKRHLQQMITIANREETYDAIGETNSGELHNTKSPSETESYVDMSKNNDIPPALPEKNPALVTQPRAKFLPTAPEPTSCPYKELPAKHVSPDAKNGSLSLRRKMFSIFDRSSTVFGAIHENWLLVYHSVKDTKPFRALDLKEYEAKEDCYDTFTNDGSKEFKRNKAASSFTVFSTNYEDKSYYSFVAATYKDMTQWVTKINKSHDQAMSAGKNSHNSDYEIVDDPNISDDNKGENIYNEIDSVNSQVVINDRPPPNLPLKSTTEVEEIVEECDMYQEVSCAGAKLDLKSERSFDSEPDADQTYDELATIQDEVEELKSQSNIGKIEEENIETTLVDPAPKWSTPVKNTRKDTIANERSPTSSLHNSIVQIRRQNCSPPQTRGMETFSRNSKLETFQANSIKESLQCDFHFMEPSMNEPFAITSIETQQGSKKKKKQGENEKPMVLLKDNIMEEETSSKKLKKSPVIPVKPAMNKVVKKLNL; translated from the exons ATGATCGACCATATCATGAACCTTAATTGTGACGAAATTGATTCATTGCTGGAAG AAATTCACAAGTATTTGAAACGAAGAAAACCTGGCTCGGCCAAACTATCTCCGAAAGATCGGAAATTAGCCGAGGAATTGATAGGGAGATCAAAAAGacatttgcaacaaatgatcacgATCGCAAATAGGGAGGAAACGTATGACGCTATAGGCGAAACCAATTCCGGCGAGTTACACAATACCAAATCTCCATCGGAAACGGAAAGTTACGTCGACATGTCAAAAAATAATG ACATTCCCCCCGCTCTGCCCGAGAAAAACCCGGCTCTAGTCACGCAGCCCCGAGCAAAATTTTTACCAACAGCACCAGAACCAACGTCGTGTCCTTATAAAG AACTACCAGCCAAACACGTGTCCCCGGACGCCAAAAATGGGTCGCTATCTTTGCGCAGGAAAATGTTCAGCATTTTCGACCGGTCAAGCACAGTTTTCGGTGCAATACACGAAAACTGGCTACTCGTGTACCACTCTGTTAAGGACACCAAACCGTTCAGAGCCTTAGATTTGAAGGAGTATGAGGCCAAAGAAGATTGTTACGACACTTTCACGAACGATGGTAGCAAAGAATTCAAAAGGAATAAAGCCGCTTCGTCCTTTACGGttttttcgacaaattatgaagaTAAGAGTTATTACAGT TTTGTAGCCGCCACTTATAAGGACATGACGCAGTGGgtgacaaaaataaacaagagCCATGACCAAGCAATGAGTGCCGGTAAAAATTCGCACAACAGTGATTATGAGATAGTCGATGATCCCAACATCAGCGATGATAACAAAGGCGAAAACATTTATAATGAGATTGAcag CGTAAACAGTCAAGTTGTAATTAACGACCGGCCACCTCCGAATCTTCCTTTAAAATCCACAACTGAAGTCGAAGAAATTGTCGAAGAATGTGATATGTATCAGGAAGTGTCCTGCGCCGGCGCAAAATTAGATCTGAAGAGTGAACGCTCTTTCGATTCGGAGCCAGACGCGGACCAAACCTACGACGAACTTGCGACGATTCAGGATGAAGTTGAAGAGCTAAAATCCCAATCTAACATTGGAAAAATTGAGGAGGAAAACATAGAAACAACACTTGTAGACCCCGCGCCCAAGTGGAGCACTCCCGTGAAAAATACCAGAAAAGACACAATCGCCAATGAGCGCTCGCCCACATCCAGCTTACATAACAGTATAGTACAAATACGTCGGCAAAACTGTTCCCCACCCCAAACGCGAGGCATGGAAACATTCTCCAGAAACTCAAAATTAGAGACTTTCCAAGCCAACTCCATTAAAGAGAGCCTTCAATGCGACTTCCATTTCATGGAACCCAGCATGAACGAGCCATTCGCAATAACTTCCATAGAAACGCAGCAAGGgagcaaaaagaaaaagaagcaAGGAGAAAACGAAAAACCCATGGTGTTGCTGAAGGACAATATAATGGAAGAAGAGACTTCTTCGAAGAAACTGAAGAAGTCGCCTGTTATTCCAGTTAAGCCTGCCATGAATAAGGtcgttaaaaagttaaatttataa